A region of bacterium DNA encodes the following proteins:
- the pyrR gene encoding bifunctional pyr operon transcriptional regulator/uracil phosphoribosyltransferase PyrR, translated as MESSGVERREKARVMDQETIRRTITRMAHEIVERNKGAAALCLVGIQRRGVYLAERLAAAIAAAEGAGIPVGALDVTAYRDDRASRPEGPAAETRLSFPVAGRPIVLVDDVLYTGRTVRAAIAALIDRGRPSGIQLAVLVDRGHRELPIRPDYVGKNLPTSSREQVAVRLREIDGTDEVVIEEPV; from the coding sequence GTGGAGTCGAGCGGCGTGGAGCGGCGGGAGAAGGCCCGGGTGATGGATCAGGAGACGATCCGGCGCACCATCACGCGCATGGCCCACGAGATCGTCGAACGCAACAAGGGGGCGGCGGCGCTGTGCCTCGTGGGGATCCAGCGGCGCGGAGTCTACCTCGCCGAGCGGCTGGCCGCCGCGATCGCCGCGGCGGAGGGCGCCGGGATTCCGGTCGGCGCCCTTGACGTCACCGCGTACCGCGACGACCGCGCCTCCCGTCCGGAAGGACCCGCCGCCGAGACGCGGTTGTCCTTTCCCGTGGCCGGACGCCCTATCGTCCTTGTCGACGACGTGCTCTACACCGGCCGTACGGTGCGGGCGGCGATCGCCGCGCTGATCGATCGCGGCCGCCCCTCCGGGATTCAGCTGGCGGTGCTGGTCGATCGCGGCCACCGCGAGCTGCCGATCCGCCCCGACTACGTCGGCAAAAACCTGCCGACGTCGTCGCGCGAGCAGGTCGCCGTCCGCCTCCGCGAGATCGATGGCACCGACGAGGTCGTGATCGAAGAGCCGGTCTGA
- a CDS encoding RluA family pseudouridine synthase has product MSRGPNEDSALHRFDVAVADEGRRLDVVIAGHVPTLSRSRIAHLASEGRVRVDGRVRKAAFRVRPGQAVEVAVPPPAPSELRPEAIPLEIVLEDAALLVVNKPAGLTVHPAPGHPSGTLVNALLSVVPDLAGIGGTLRPGIVHRLDKDTSGLLVVAKSDDAHRALAAQFKAHTAQRTYLAVVRGRMPRDEGTVTAPLGRHPVQRQRFAVVARGRAAVTHYTVLERFRGATLVACRLETGRTHQIRVHLAYAGHPLIGDPVYSRARAPEIARQALHAARLEFTHPRTGRRVTCTAPLPDDIARLLARLRGEAGDAPAGREA; this is encoded by the coding sequence GTGAGCCGCGGGCCTAACGAGGATTCCGCGCTTCACCGGTTCGACGTCGCGGTCGCGGACGAGGGTCGGCGGCTCGACGTGGTGATCGCCGGGCACGTACCGACGCTGTCGCGCTCACGCATCGCGCACCTCGCGTCCGAGGGGCGCGTGCGCGTGGACGGGCGCGTGCGGAAGGCGGCGTTCCGGGTTCGGCCGGGGCAGGCGGTGGAGGTCGCCGTACCGCCTCCGGCGCCCTCCGAGCTGCGGCCTGAAGCGATCCCGCTCGAGATCGTGCTCGAAGACGCCGCCCTCCTCGTGGTGAACAAGCCGGCCGGGCTCACCGTGCATCCCGCGCCCGGCCATCCGTCGGGCACGCTCGTCAACGCGCTGTTGTCCGTGGTGCCCGACCTCGCGGGCATCGGCGGCACCCTCCGCCCGGGCATCGTCCACCGTCTGGACAAAGACACTTCTGGGCTGCTCGTCGTGGCGAAGTCGGATGACGCGCACCGCGCCCTCGCCGCGCAGTTCAAGGCACATACGGCGCAGCGCACCTACCTCGCCGTCGTACGCGGGCGGATGCCGCGTGACGAGGGGACGGTCACGGCCCCGCTCGGCCGGCATCCGGTCCAACGTCAACGGTTCGCGGTCGTGGCCCGCGGACGGGCGGCGGTGACCCACTACACGGTACTGGAGCGTTTTCGCGGTGCGACGCTCGTCGCGTGCCGGCTCGAGACCGGACGGACGCATCAGATCAGGGTGCACCTCGCCTACGCGGGACACCCGCTCATCGGGGATCCGGTGTACAGTCGGGCGCGCGCTCCCGAGATCGCGCGCCAGGCGCTGCACGCCGCGCGGCTGGAGTTTACGCATCCTCGGACCGGCCGGCGCGTGACGTGTACCGCGCCGCTGCCGGACGACATCGCGCGCCTGCTTGCGCGGCTGCGCGGAGAGGCGGGGGACGCTCCCGCCGGACGCGAAGCCTAG
- a CDS encoding prolipoprotein diacylglyceryl transferase, with amino-acid sequence MKPVLFQIGPFPVSSFGVFLLVAFVAGILLLRTRTSKWGWDGGEVLDLSLYSIIGGVIGARIGYVLVNLRDFAADWARVLTIWRDAGLTFYGALAGGAIVAWLYSRRRGWSCGWLADAAAPALALGYAIAMLGTLMYGLNYGRAASVPWAVTLFGEPRHPTQLYLMLAAVIILAIVQPAVNRPHAPGRVFWEFLALYGLARAIVEVFMDSPRVVGPLTLAQALSIVAAVLSFSIWFSLRGRAAETGPAAVPGAGSTSDVGDLGGGPPQSEPGEPRA; translated from the coding sequence ATGAAGCCCGTGCTCTTCCAGATCGGGCCGTTTCCCGTATCGTCCTTCGGCGTATTCCTGCTGGTCGCGTTCGTTGCGGGCATCTTGCTGCTGCGAACGCGGACGTCGAAGTGGGGGTGGGACGGCGGCGAGGTGCTGGACCTCAGCCTCTACTCGATCATCGGCGGCGTGATCGGCGCGCGCATCGGCTACGTCCTCGTCAACTTACGCGATTTTGCCGCGGATTGGGCGCGGGTTCTTACGATCTGGCGCGACGCGGGACTCACCTTCTACGGGGCGTTGGCCGGTGGGGCGATCGTCGCCTGGCTGTACAGCCGGCGTCGCGGGTGGAGCTGTGGCTGGCTCGCGGACGCCGCCGCGCCGGCCCTTGCGCTCGGCTACGCGATCGCGATGCTCGGGACCTTGATGTACGGCCTGAACTACGGGCGCGCCGCGTCCGTGCCGTGGGCGGTGACGCTCTTTGGCGAGCCGCGGCATCCCACACAGCTGTACCTGATGCTCGCCGCGGTCATCATCCTCGCGATCGTCCAGCCGGCGGTGAACCGTCCGCACGCTCCCGGCCGCGTCTTCTGGGAGTTCCTCGCCCTCTACGGGCTCGCCCGCGCGATCGTTGAAGTCTTCATGGACAGCCCGCGGGTGGTCGGTCCCCTGACGCTCGCGCAGGCGCTCAGCATCGTCGCCGCCGTGCTGTCGTTCTCCATCTGGTTCTCGCTCCGCGGCCGCGCGGCGGAGACGGGCCCGGCGGCGGTGCCGGGCGCCGGCTCGACATCCGATGTCGGGGACCTGGGCGGCGGCCCGCCGCAGTCCGAGCCTGGTGAGCCGCGGGCCTAA
- the lspA gene encoding signal peptidase II: MAGAAAFAAACGGSLAADAAAQSSLTPGAERVLVPGVLSLTLVYNTGIAFSLLRGLPPATIVALALTVLAVALYNRDAWPRTTAVRWGLGLVLGGAAANVVERLRFGYVIDYLDVHVWPVFNLADSAIVLGAGLLILALLRDRGGEG, from the coding sequence GTGGCCGGCGCCGCCGCGTTCGCGGCGGCGTGCGGCGGATCGCTCGCCGCGGACGCCGCGGCGCAGTCGTCGCTGACGCCGGGCGCCGAGCGGGTCCTCGTGCCGGGCGTGCTCTCGCTCACGCTTGTATATAACACCGGCATCGCCTTCAGCCTGCTGCGTGGCCTGCCGCCGGCGACGATCGTCGCGCTCGCCTTGACCGTCCTCGCCGTCGCCCTCTACAATAGGGACGCGTGGCCACGGACCACCGCGGTCCGATGGGGGCTCGGGCTGGTGCTCGGCGGCGCGGCCGCCAACGTTGTCGAGCGGTTGCGCTTCGGGTACGTCATCGATTACCTCGACGTTCATGTGTGGCCGGTGTTCAACCTGGCGGACTCCGCCATTGTCCTGGGGGCCGGGCTGCTGATCTTGGCATTGCTCCGCGACAGAGGGGGTGAAGGATGA
- a CDS encoding TraR/DksA C4-type zinc finger protein, translating to MPKVPAARPIATKNGARGARATARPAAPPEQQPKPVVRARGLSGPRLEPYMRRLMDERRRLRQELAEMEQHQVKTEEKPVADVSGSYDDDLVDVATETFEREKGMALESSVQGMLQMVEDALRRGRSGTYGVCDGCGRLIDANRLRAIPYARLCIKCKEREERLRSAMR from the coding sequence GTGCCGAAGGTCCCGGCCGCCCGCCCGATCGCGACGAAGAACGGCGCCCGAGGGGCGCGAGCCACCGCCCGCCCGGCGGCGCCGCCCGAACAGCAGCCGAAGCCGGTGGTGCGTGCGCGCGGTCTGTCGGGTCCCCGGCTGGAGCCGTATATGCGCCGGTTGATGGACGAGCGCCGCCGTCTCCGGCAGGAGCTGGCGGAGATGGAGCAGCACCAGGTGAAGACCGAAGAAAAGCCCGTCGCGGACGTCTCGGGCAGCTACGATGACGATCTCGTCGACGTGGCCACCGAGACCTTCGAGCGGGAAAAGGGCATGGCGCTCGAGAGCAGCGTCCAGGGCATGCTTCAGATGGTGGAAGACGCGCTACGGCGCGGCCGCAGCGGGACGTATGGCGTGTGCGACGGATGCGGGCGCCTGATCGACGCCAACCGGCTCCGGGCGATTCCGTACGCGCGTCTGTGCATCAAATGTAAGGAGCGCGAAGAGCGGCTGCGCAGCGCGATGCGCTGA
- a CDS encoding amino acid racemase produces MSGRRRTIGVIGGMGPLATADFYMRFVRATPAAKDQDHLHVLIDSNTGIPDRTAAIEGRGPDPTPALVETARRLVAAGAEVLAIPCNSAHAFIDEIRRAVPGVPVLDIMEEVASSAAALRPPPAAAGLLATSGTVRQRLYQAALDRRGIGVMAPDAEGQRVVSEAIASVKAGDTGPEVRARVRGVADALVRAGAGVVVLGCTEVPLILGSGDVAVPVLDGTEILARAAVREGLGEYHSDRERSQGSIGASIGPARRH; encoded by the coding sequence GTGAGCGGCCGGCGGCGCACGATCGGCGTGATCGGGGGCATGGGGCCGCTCGCCACGGCGGACTTCTACATGCGGTTCGTGCGCGCGACGCCGGCGGCGAAGGACCAGGACCACCTCCACGTGCTGATCGACAGCAACACCGGCATCCCCGACCGGACCGCCGCCATCGAGGGCCGCGGACCCGACCCGACCCCGGCGTTGGTCGAAACGGCGCGGCGGCTCGTCGCGGCCGGGGCGGAGGTGCTCGCGATCCCGTGCAACTCCGCGCACGCCTTCATTGATGAGATCCGGCGCGCGGTACCCGGCGTTCCGGTGCTGGATATTATGGAAGAGGTGGCGTCGAGCGCGGCTGCGCTGCGACCGCCGCCGGCGGCGGCGGGGTTGCTCGCGACGTCCGGAACCGTCCGGCAGCGCCTGTATCAGGCGGCCCTGGACCGCCGCGGCATCGGGGTGATGGCCCCCGACGCCGAGGGGCAGCGGGTGGTCTCGGAGGCGATCGCGTCGGTGAAGGCCGGCGACACCGGTCCGGAGGTGCGTGCGCGCGTCCGCGGTGTCGCGGACGCGCTCGTTCGAGCGGGCGCCGGGGTAGTCGTGTTGGGCTGCACCGAGGTGCCGTTGATCCTCGGCTCCGGCGACGTGGCCGTGCCCGTGTTGGACGGCACCGAGATCTTGGCGCGGGCCGCGGTTCGCGAGGGTTTGGGGGAATATCACTCAGATCGAGAGCGTTCGCAAGGGAGTATCGGGGCGTCGATCGGCCCCGCGAGGAGGCACTGA
- the ileS gene encoding isoleucine--tRNA ligase: MAFRPVDPRANFPAQERELLEWWTREGVIGRYIAKNRDATERWSFLDGPITANNPMGVHHAWGRTYKDLFCRYHTMLGHRQRYQNGFDCQGLWVEVEVEKELGFKSKRDIEQYGIAEFVERCKARVLRFAGVQTQQSIRLGYWMDWNNSYYTMSDENNYSIWLFLKRCWERGLVYKGHDVMPWCPRCSTGISEHEIVTEGYQEVTHLSLTVRLPVAGRTGEYLLVWTTTPWTLTSNVAVAVNPDLTYVQVKERGGTSYYVAKDRLEATTAGRAKVTVVRELPGRELVGWTYEGPFDGLPAQQGITHRVIPWTDVSAAEGTGLVHIAPGAGAEDFALGKEHGLDVLAPIDEFGIFTESFGRLSGRHVYEVASPIKDDLEQRGLLYRADEYTHRYPMCWRCGSELVFRLVDEWFIAMDSLREPMMAVTRRITWIPEFGLERELDWLRNMHDWMISKKRYWGLALPIYECRACGTFEVIGSEHELRVRAVEGWDAFEGHTPHRPWIDAVKIRCGKCGAVVSRVQDVGNPWLDAGIVPFSTMFYRQDPAKWREWFPADFITEAFPGQYRNWFYSMLVMSTVLEDRPPFLTCLGHAMVRDETGREMHKSWGNMIEFNDAAERMGADVIRWLYAIQNPAQNVNFGYGPGDEVRRRFILPLWNVYAFFVTYANLDGWTPGHRAGSPSLLDRWILSRLADVVGTVRSRLDVYDVAGAARPIERFVDDLSLWYVRRGRRRYWKSEADADKQAAYETLYEVLVTLSRVLAPFVPFLSEALHQNLVRAVDAAAPASVHLCAMPVPDEPALDAGLEQAMEQTRHFVYLGRAARNEAKLKVRQPLASATLLDRSKTVAGRAELIELLKDELNVREVRFATSLGELGRLEVRPRFDLLGPKFGGRITAVAEALRAQGQALVEQTPEGEPYRVRTADGAEIVLERAEVDVRMRWRDGAAGAGEGTAWVVLDTKVTEDLVLEGLARELVHQVQQMRKEAGLEISDRITLYYEGDDRLPRLLRAHGETILREVLAVSAVQGMPAGGAHAKAVRLDSQTVTLGIAREAGAAGTRRGPA, from the coding sequence ATGGCGTTTCGGCCTGTCGATCCGCGCGCGAACTTTCCGGCGCAGGAGCGGGAACTTCTGGAGTGGTGGACCCGCGAGGGCGTGATCGGCCGCTACATCGCGAAGAATCGCGATGCGACCGAGCGCTGGTCCTTTCTCGACGGACCCATCACCGCCAACAACCCGATGGGCGTGCACCACGCCTGGGGTCGAACGTACAAGGACCTGTTCTGCCGGTACCACACGATGCTCGGCCACCGGCAGCGCTACCAGAACGGCTTCGACTGCCAGGGCCTGTGGGTCGAGGTGGAGGTCGAGAAGGAGCTCGGTTTCAAGAGCAAGCGCGACATCGAGCAGTACGGGATCGCGGAGTTCGTCGAACGCTGCAAGGCCCGCGTGCTCCGGTTCGCCGGCGTGCAGACGCAGCAGTCCATCCGGCTCGGCTACTGGATGGACTGGAACAACTCGTACTACACGATGTCCGACGAGAACAACTACTCGATCTGGTTGTTCCTGAAGCGGTGCTGGGAGCGCGGTCTCGTTTACAAGGGCCACGACGTGATGCCGTGGTGCCCACGGTGCAGCACCGGCATCTCCGAGCACGAGATCGTCACGGAGGGCTACCAGGAGGTCACGCACCTCAGTCTCACGGTGCGCCTGCCGGTCGCGGGGCGAACCGGCGAATACCTGCTGGTCTGGACGACCACGCCGTGGACGCTCACCAGCAACGTCGCGGTCGCGGTGAACCCCGACCTCACGTACGTCCAGGTGAAGGAACGCGGCGGGACGAGCTACTACGTCGCGAAGGACCGCCTCGAGGCGACGACCGCCGGCCGGGCGAAGGTGACGGTCGTCCGGGAGCTTCCGGGACGGGAGCTCGTGGGGTGGACCTACGAGGGGCCGTTTGACGGTCTCCCCGCGCAGCAGGGCATCACCCACCGCGTCATCCCCTGGACGGACGTGAGCGCGGCCGAAGGCACCGGGCTCGTCCACATCGCCCCGGGCGCCGGCGCCGAGGACTTCGCGCTCGGCAAGGAGCACGGCCTCGACGTGCTCGCCCCGATCGACGAGTTCGGGATCTTCACCGAGTCGTTCGGGCGCCTGAGCGGCCGGCACGTCTACGAGGTCGCTTCGCCGATCAAGGACGATCTCGAGCAGCGCGGCCTCCTGTATCGGGCCGACGAGTACACGCACCGCTATCCGATGTGCTGGCGGTGCGGCAGCGAGCTCGTCTTCCGGCTCGTCGACGAGTGGTTCATCGCCATGGACTCGCTGCGCGAGCCGATGATGGCGGTGACCCGCCGGATCACCTGGATCCCGGAGTTCGGGCTCGAGCGCGAGCTCGACTGGCTCCGCAACATGCACGACTGGATGATCAGCAAGAAGCGGTACTGGGGCCTGGCCCTGCCGATCTACGAATGCCGGGCGTGCGGGACCTTCGAGGTGATCGGCAGCGAGCACGAGTTGCGCGTGCGCGCCGTCGAGGGGTGGGACGCGTTCGAGGGCCATACTCCGCACCGGCCGTGGATCGACGCGGTCAAGATCCGCTGCGGGAAGTGCGGCGCCGTCGTGTCGCGCGTTCAGGACGTCGGCAACCCGTGGCTCGACGCGGGCATCGTGCCGTTCTCGACGATGTTCTACCGGCAAGACCCGGCGAAGTGGCGGGAGTGGTTTCCCGCCGATTTCATCACCGAGGCGTTCCCCGGACAGTACCGCAACTGGTTCTACTCGATGCTGGTCATGAGTACCGTCCTCGAGGACCGGCCGCCGTTCCTCACCTGCCTCGGCCACGCGATGGTGCGGGACGAGACCGGCCGCGAGATGCACAAGTCCTGGGGCAACATGATCGAGTTCAACGACGCGGCGGAGCGGATGGGCGCGGACGTGATCCGCTGGCTCTACGCCATCCAGAACCCGGCGCAGAACGTGAACTTCGGGTACGGCCCCGGCGACGAGGTGCGGCGGCGCTTCATCCTGCCGCTGTGGAACGTCTACGCGTTCTTCGTCACCTACGCGAACCTCGACGGCTGGACGCCCGGGCACAGGGCCGGCTCGCCGTCGCTGCTGGATCGCTGGATTTTGTCGCGCCTCGCGGACGTGGTCGGCACCGTCCGGAGCCGGCTCGACGTCTACGACGTGGCGGGCGCCGCGCGGCCCATCGAGCGGTTCGTGGACGATCTGTCGCTGTGGTACGTGCGCCGGGGCCGCCGCCGGTACTGGAAGTCGGAGGCGGACGCCGACAAGCAGGCCGCGTACGAGACGCTCTACGAGGTGCTCGTGACGCTGTCGCGCGTGCTCGCGCCGTTCGTGCCGTTCCTCAGCGAAGCCCTGCATCAGAACCTCGTCCGCGCCGTCGACGCCGCCGCTCCGGCGAGCGTGCATCTGTGCGCGATGCCCGTCCCCGACGAGCCGGCGCTCGACGCGGGGCTCGAGCAGGCGATGGAGCAGACGCGGCATTTCGTCTATCTCGGCCGCGCGGCGCGCAACGAGGCGAAGCTCAAGGTCCGCCAGCCCTTGGCCTCGGCGACGCTGCTCGACCGGTCCAAGACCGTCGCGGGCCGCGCCGAGCTGATCGAACTGTTGAAGGACGAGCTGAACGTCCGCGAGGTGCGGTTCGCGACGTCGCTCGGCGAGCTCGGCCGGCTGGAGGTGCGCCCGCGCTTCGACCTGCTGGGCCCCAAATTCGGCGGGCGCATCACCGCGGTCGCCGAGGCCCTCCGCGCCCAGGGCCAGGCGCTGGTCGAGCAGACGCCGGAGGGCGAGCCGTACCGCGTGCGCACGGCGGACGGCGCGGAGATCGTGCTGGAGCGCGCCGAGGTCGACGTGCGGATGCGCTGGCGCGACGGCGCCGCGGGCGCCGGCGAGGGCACCGCCTGGGTGGTGCTCGATACGAAGGTGACCGAGGATCTCGTTCTCGAGGGCCTCGCCCGCGAGCTCGTCCACCAGGTGCAGCAGATGCGCAAGGAAGCCGGGCTCGAGATCTCTGACCGGATCACCCTGTACTACGAGGGGGATGACCGCCTGCCGCGGCTGCTGCGGGCGCACGGCGAGACGATCTTGCGCGAGGTCCTGGCGGTGTCCGCGGTGCAGGGCATGCCGGCGGGCGGCGCCCACGCCAAGGCCGTGCGGCTGGATTCGCAGACCGTGACCCTAGGAATCGCCAGGGAGGCGGGCGCGGCCGGCACGCGGAGGGGACCGGCGTGA
- a CDS encoding glycosyltransferase family 2 protein yields MKRPLRRKSLVVAALAVWTAIMVRQIAAHDATWLSAVFFATGLYGTMLMAIAVWPRRRGTEASLPTGTFRPFVSIVVPARNEEHVIADTVRCLCALDYRDDFGARAFEVIVVDHRSTDRTGQLLETLRRELAFAVVRPSVEDGVGKAVALNVGLAAARGEAICVFDADARVAPDFLARLVPHLARPGVAGVQARKLVYDGGGNLLVRAQDDDYFVFQTLTQRARHRLGGAVILTGNGLVTRRDALEAVGGWNEDALTEDIDLSVRYALRGWTVHYCEDVVVWEEAVSTWRALIQQRTRWSEGSLGCLFEYAGAMLRAPVPWRKRIDFLVFLSGSLVLAMGMVASYIFIAEDWLIGFASHRLTVLDAVPVAQHQPWYAYYWIVVMLSTAVGIAVERMRPPLEVLLASTRYMLFATHQIVTLPLAMYRFVRSVFTGRIEWMKTHHRGLGLPSFAGPRLPAGERGAKEPVAATSPP; encoded by the coding sequence ATGAAACGGCCGCTCCGCCGCAAGTCGCTCGTCGTCGCCGCGCTCGCGGTCTGGACCGCGATCATGGTCAGGCAGATCGCCGCGCACGATGCGACGTGGCTGTCCGCGGTTTTCTTCGCGACCGGGCTGTACGGCACGATGCTGATGGCGATCGCCGTGTGGCCGCGCCGCCGAGGGACGGAGGCGTCGCTCCCCACGGGGACGTTCCGTCCGTTTGTGAGCATCGTGGTGCCGGCGCGGAACGAAGAGCACGTGATCGCCGATACCGTGCGCTGTCTGTGCGCGCTGGACTACCGGGACGATTTCGGCGCGCGGGCGTTCGAGGTCATCGTCGTCGACCACCGCTCGACGGACCGGACGGGGCAGCTGCTCGAGACGCTGCGCCGGGAGCTTGCCTTCGCGGTGGTGCGGCCGTCGGTCGAGGACGGCGTCGGCAAGGCGGTCGCCCTCAACGTCGGCCTGGCGGCCGCGCGCGGTGAGGCGATCTGCGTCTTCGACGCCGACGCGCGGGTGGCGCCCGACTTCCTCGCGCGGCTCGTGCCGCACTTGGCACGCCCGGGCGTCGCCGGGGTCCAGGCGCGCAAGCTCGTGTACGACGGCGGCGGCAATCTGCTCGTCCGCGCCCAGGATGACGACTACTTCGTGTTCCAGACGCTCACCCAGCGCGCCCGCCACCGCCTGGGCGGGGCCGTGATCCTGACCGGGAACGGGCTCGTGACGCGCCGCGACGCGCTCGAGGCGGTCGGCGGCTGGAATGAAGACGCCCTCACCGAGGACATCGACCTTTCGGTGCGTTACGCGCTGCGCGGGTGGACGGTGCACTACTGCGAAGACGTGGTGGTCTGGGAGGAGGCCGTCTCGACGTGGCGCGCGCTCATCCAGCAGCGCACGCGCTGGTCGGAAGGTTCGCTGGGATGTCTGTTTGAGTACGCGGGAGCGATGCTGCGGGCGCCGGTGCCGTGGCGGAAGCGAATCGACTTTCTGGTGTTTCTCTCGGGTTCGCTCGTTCTGGCCATGGGAATGGTGGCGAGTTACATTTTTATCGCGGAGGACTGGCTGATCGGTTTCGCCTCGCACCGGCTGACGGTGCTGGACGCCGTGCCGGTCGCCCAGCATCAGCCGTGGTACGCGTACTACTGGATCGTGGTCATGCTCTCGACCGCGGTCGGGATCGCGGTGGAGCGGATGCGGCCGCCGCTCGAGGTGCTTCTTGCCTCGACCCGCTACATGCTGTTCGCGACGCACCAGATCGTCACGCTGCCGCTGGCCATGTACCGTTTCGTCCGCAGCGTCTTCACCGGACGGATCGAGTGGATGAAGACCCACCACCGGGGGCTCGGCCTGCCGTCGTTTGCCGGGCCCCGGCTGCCGGCCGGGGAGCGGGGAGCAAAGGAGCCCGTGGCCGCGACATCGCCGCCGTAG
- the mtnA gene encoding S-methyl-5-thioribose-1-phosphate isomerase: MSTEVPLWWDDGALCLIDQTALPNDLRTRRCTGWEEVAEAIRTLQVRGAPALGVAAAYGLALAARATSGPRDNRLRQLRAAAAGLRATRPTAVNLSWGLDRLLAVAAATPEAERIPGRLLEEAHAVAAEDFETNRRLGAHGAALFPDGASILTYCNTGMLATGGWGTAFGVLRSAHEAGRHIRVIACETRPVLQGARLTAWELVLRGIPATLITDNAAAALMRAGEVNAVIVGADRIAANGDTANKVGTYALAVLAHAHGLPFYVAAPLSTVDLATPEGTVIPIEERSPDEVTMLGGRRVAAAGIAVRNPAFDVTPHRLITAIVTEAGVLRPPYTVTLRETREGAAAGAAR, encoded by the coding sequence ATGAGTACGGAGGTCCCCCTGTGGTGGGATGACGGGGCGCTGTGTCTGATCGACCAGACCGCCCTGCCGAACGATCTTCGGACGCGGCGCTGCACAGGCTGGGAAGAGGTCGCCGAGGCGATCCGCACTCTCCAAGTTCGCGGCGCGCCCGCGCTCGGCGTGGCCGCGGCGTACGGTCTCGCGCTCGCCGCCCGGGCGACGTCGGGACCGCGCGACAACCGGCTTCGCCAGCTGCGCGCGGCCGCGGCGGGGCTTCGCGCGACCCGGCCGACCGCCGTTAACTTGTCGTGGGGGCTGGACCGGCTGCTCGCCGTCGCCGCCGCGACGCCCGAGGCGGAACGCATCCCCGGGCGCCTGCTCGAGGAGGCGCACGCGGTCGCCGCGGAGGACTTCGAGACCAACCGGCGCCTGGGCGCCCACGGCGCCGCGCTCTTCCCGGACGGCGCCTCCATCCTCACATACTGCAACACCGGCATGCTCGCGACCGGCGGCTGGGGCACGGCGTTCGGCGTGCTCCGCAGCGCACACGAGGCGGGGCGGCACATTCGCGTTATCGCCTGCGAGACCCGGCCGGTGCTGCAGGGCGCGCGCCTCACCGCCTGGGAGCTCGTACTCCGCGGCATTCCGGCCACCCTCATCACGGATAATGCCGCGGCGGCGTTGATGCGCGCCGGCGAGGTAAACGCGGTCATCGTCGGCGCCGACCGCATCGCCGCCAACGGCGATACCGCGAACAAAGTCGGCACGTACGCGCTCGCGGTCCTTGCCCATGCCCACGGCCTGCCGTTCTACGTGGCCGCGCCGTTGTCGACCGTCGATCTTGCGACCCCGGAGGGTACTGTGATCCCGATCGAAGAGCGTTCCCCGGACGAAGTGACGATGCTGGGCGGCAGGCGGGTCGCCGCCGCCGGCATCGCGGTGCGGAATCCGGCGTTCGACGTAACGCCGCACCGGTTGATCACCGCGATCGTCACCGAAGCCGGAGTATTGCGGCCGCCGTACACGGTCACGTTGCGCGAAACGCGCGAGGGCGCGGCCGCGGGGGCGGCGAGATGA
- a CDS encoding cell division protein SepF encodes MGRVMQRMWHFLGFGEPEEGGIPAETTPQRAPIFRLHTQRSLEIVVLEPAEYDEAQTAADYLKTHRPIVLNLRNAHKDLGRRMVDFLSGVAYAMDGHTHRVGDEIFLFTPAHVSITAEHLREEAGPSGLFPVE; translated from the coding sequence ATGGGCCGGGTCATGCAACGGATGTGGCATTTTCTGGGCTTCGGCGAGCCGGAGGAGGGAGGAATACCGGCCGAGACCACGCCGCAGCGGGCGCCGATCTTTCGGCTCCACACGCAGCGGTCACTGGAGATCGTGGTGCTCGAGCCGGCGGAGTATGATGAGGCGCAGACCGCGGCGGACTACCTCAAGACCCACCGGCCCATCGTGCTCAACCTCCGGAACGCGCACAAGGATCTCGGCCGCCGCATGGTCGATTTTCTGAGCGGAGTCGCGTATGCGATGGACGGACACACGCATCGGGTCGGAGACGAGATCTTCCTCTTTACCCCGGCGCACGTGTCCATCACCGCGGAGCATCTGCGCGAGGAGGCGGGGCCTTCGGGGCTGTTCCCGGTTGAGTGA